The DNA sequence CGCGGATGTGAAGTTGCCAGCTTGGCAATGCTGCTGCAATATAATAATATTGATGCCGATAAAATGACATTGGCTGATCAAGTACGCAAAAACCCGCGCAACCATGAAATTACAAATGGGAAGATTCATTTCGGCAATCCGAATAACGGCTTTGTCGGCGACATGACTTCCTTTGAAAATCCTGGGCTTGGTGTATATCATGGACCAATTGCAGAGTTGGCAGAAACATACGTTGACCCTCAGCGTGTCCGTGATTTTACAGGAAGTGAATTCACTGAGATTATCCAGCAATTAAACGAAAAACGACCGGTTTGGGTAATTATAAACGCAACGTATAAGAAGTTGCCAAAAAAAGCCTTTGTCACTTGGCATACGGAAGATGGCCCCGTCAAGATTACAAGACGTGAACATTCCGTTCTCATTACCGGCTATGATGAAAAATACATTTATTTTAATGATCCTCTAGCAAGAGAGACAAAAGCACCTATGCAATCATTTAAGGAAGCATGGGAGCAAATGGGAAAACAGGCGATCACAATCCGTTAAGGATTGGTGATCGCCTGTTTTTTATTATGCAAAGACCGGCTTTTTGGAATTCTCGGACTTAGCAAGTTCATTAAAATCATATTTCTTTTCGATGAAAATTTGATGCCATAGCATGAACATAAGTACTGTCCAAATTTTACGGCTGTAGTCCCCTTTGTCCTGGCAATGTGCTTCAAGAAGATTCGCTACATAAGATTTATCCAGCAAATAATCTGTTTCACTTTCCTGAATGAGCTGTTTCGCCCAGCCATTAAGCTCTTTCTTCAACCAATGACGTGTCGGTACCGGGAAACCAAGCTTCTTACGGTCTAGCACATGGTCAGGAATAATGCCGCGTGCAGCTTCACGCAAGATTTGCTTTGTAGTTCCATTGGCAATCTTCAAATCAACTGGAATTTCATTCGCTGTCTTGAACACTTCGATATCAAGGAAAGGTACACGCAATTCCAATGAATTTGCCATTGTCATCTTGTCAGCCTTTAGCAAAATATCACCGCGCATCCAAGTATGGATATCGACATATTGCATCTGGTTCACAAGCGGATAGTCAGTGACTTCATCATATAACTTGCCAGTGACCTGCTGATAGTCAATGTTCGGATTAAATGTTTTAAGGAATTGTTCCTTCTCAACATTCTCAAACATCTTCGCATTACCAATATAGCGTTCTCTAAGTGGTGTTGTCCCACGCTCAAGGAAGCTCTTGCCACGCATTCCTTCTGGCATCGCTGCAGCAAGACGAGCAAGCATTTTACGACCAGCGTTTGGAACAGAGTTAATCCATTTCAATGAACCTGGTTCACGGTATATGTTATAACCGCCAAACAGTTCATCCGACCCTTCACCAGAAAGGGCTACTGTCACATGCTTTCGAGCTTCTCTTGCTACAAAGTATAGAGGCACACATGCTGGATCTGCAAGCGGATCATCCATATGCCACATGATTTTCGGAAGCTTTTCAACATATTCTTCCGGTGTAATGATGTAAGAAATATTTTCAACTTCGAGCTTGTCCGCTGTTTCTTTGGCAACATCAACTTCTGAGAAACCTTCACGTTCAAAACCAACCGAGAATGTTTTGATGTTCGGATTAAATTTCTTAGCCATTGCTACGATGATTGTAGAGTCAATACCACCGGATAGGAAAGAACCGACAGGCACATCTGAACGCATATGAACATTAACTGAATCATACAATGTATCCTGAATACGCTTGATCCATCTGTCTTTATCAGTTAGAACTGGATGGAAAGTCGCATGGAAATAACGTTCAAAATGGAGTGCTTCACCAGGCTTCTTCACAAAATAATGACCAGGTTCAACTTTCTTAATTCCCTCTGTCATTGTTAGCGGTTCAGGTACGAACTGGAAGCTCAAATATTGCTGAAGCGCTTCTGTATCTACCTTTTCATTTTCAAGCATCATCGTAATACTTTTCTTTTCAGAACCGAACACAATTCCCTCTTCAGTTTCACGGTAGAAAAGCGGTTTAATGCCAAACGGATCACGTACGCCATACATCGTCTTCTCTTCTTTATCCCAGATCAATACTGAGAACATGCCGCGTAGACGCTTGAAAGCCTGCTCACGGTATTTCGTGAACATTGCTGCAATGACTTCAGTATCCGACTCCGTTGCGAATTCATAACCATCCGCTAGCAACTCTTCACGAAGCTCAACGTAGTTGTATACTTCCCCATTGAAAACAAGACGAATTCTATCATTGTCATAGCTGAGCGGTTGACTTCCGCATTCAATGTCAATAATACTTAAACGTCTAAAACCAAAAGAAACATATTCATCATGGAAATAACCTTCATCATCCGGGCCACGGTGGGCTATGATGTTATTTTGCGCTTTAAAAGACAGCTTTGCCGCATCATCCGGCTGCTTCGCCTCATTGCGAATCATGCCAATAAATCCACACATATATATAATCCTCTCTCTCATCCTGAATCATACTTTAAGAGTATAGCAAAAAACAGACGAAGAGAACAGCGAGCGCTTATCTCTTCATTTATAATATTCGCAGGATATCACCTGATTGCAGGGGGACATCAAAAGAAAAATCCCGCCTTATTGGCAGGATTCCTTCTGTTGCACAAGCGCACACAATTCTTCAGTCTTATCTGTTCTTTCCCATGTGAAAGTCGTATCAGTACGGCCAAAGTGACCATATGCAGCTGTCTGCTTGAAGATCGGTTTCTGCAAGTCAAGCATGCGGATAATACCTGCTGGACGTAGATCAAACAATTTGCGAATTGCGCGGACGAGCCTTTCTTCTTCGACTTTTCCAGTTCCGAAAGTATTCACTGAGATGGAAACCGGTTCAGCGACACCAATTGCGTAGGCAAGCTGTACTTCACATGAATCCGCAAGCTTGGCAGCAACAATATTCTTTGCGACGTAACGTGCCGCGTAAGCAGCTGAGCGGTCAACTTTTGTCGCATCTTTTCCACTGAAGGCACCGCCGCCATGACGCGCATAGCCTCCATATGTGTCAACGATAATTTTACGACCTGTAAGACCAGCATCTCCCTGTGGTCCGCCAATTACGAAGCGGCCAGTCGGATTGATGAAATACTTTGTCTCATCATCAAGCAATTCTGCCGGTACGACTTCTTTAACGACATGTTCCTTCATGTCCTTTTCAATCTGGGCCAGTTCAATGTCCTGGTGATGCTGAGTTGAAATGACAATCGTATCGACACGTACCGGTTTATCGTTTTCATCATATTCTACTGTAACCTGCGTCTTCCCATCCGGGCGCAAGTAAGATACAATTCCTTCCTTGCGTACATTAGCAAGACGTTTGGCAAGACGGTGAGCAAGTGAAATTGGCAAAGGCATCAACTCATCAGTTTCGTTGCATGCATAGCCAAACATAAGACCCTGGTCCCCTGCTCCAATTGCAGAAATCTCCGCGTCAGACATTTCTCCCTTACGCGCTTCCAATGCCGTATTGACACCTTCCGCAATATCAGGAGATTGTTCATCAATTGCCGTCAGAACAGCGCATGTATCAGCATCAAAGCCATACTTAGCCCTTGTATAGCCAATTTCCTTCACTGTGCGGCGAACGATTGCCGGGATATCGACATATGTTTCAGTTGTAATCTCACCGGAAACAAGAACCATTCCAGTAGTTACAACCGTCTCACATGCAACACGACCGTTCGGGTCTTTCTTAAGAATTTCATCTAAAATTGCATCCGAAATCTGATCACAGATTTTATCCGGATGTCCTTCTGTAACAGATTCGGATGTAAACAAGCGACGATTGTGTACCATTTAATCCATTCCTTCCATGAATAAAATATTTTACGGAATCCATGGCCATCCTTATATATACAGTATGAGAAAACATCCTTCATTAAATGCAGGTGCTTTTATATGTATAAAAAAAGCCATTTCTCCAACAATGAGAGAAAGGGCGTCCTTTCGCTCTTATTGTTCAAGGAGATTGTCCTTGCTTTCAGTTGGCACCTTTCACATATTGTGAGGTTGCTGGGCTTCTTCGGGTCTGTCCCTCCACCTGCTCTGAATAAGAGTTCCGTATTTAATATCCTAGCTTAACAATAAGGATTTGTCAAACCATGCACAGTTAATTCAGTAGATTCCAAATATTCTTACGCGAATTCGCTACAACTGTTGCAAAATTTTGCCGACTTGCCAAAAAAATTGTCTTCTGTTTCATAACAGTTTAGGGATTAGTATGGACTATTATTTGAAATGTGTTATACTATTATGCAGATAATGTATAAGATGCCCGATTCACAAGAGAACCGGCATTCCCAAATCCCCCACAAAGGCAGGTTTGTATAGATGAACAAGGTTGAATCATCCGCATTGCTTAATGAATTGAAAGGCCATGAAGGCTTAAACAGTAATTTATCAGTACCACGTCTCGTTGAAAAAATTCTCGAACGCGGTGAAGCTGAACTGAGTGAAACAGGTGCAGTATGTGCCAAAACGGGAAAATATACTGGGCGTTCTCCTAAAGATAAGTTCATCGTTAAAGACGATATTACAGAAAATACTGTTGACTGGGGCGACGTGAATCAGCCGATCGATAGCGCCTCTTTTGACAAACTATATAATAAAGTAATAGATTACCTTAAGCAAAAAAATGAAATTTTCCTTTTCAAAGGTTTTGCTGGGGCTGATAAGAACTACCGCCTTCCTATTCAGGTGTTCAATGAATATGCGTGGCATAACCTTTTCGCAAGCCAGCTCTTCATCCGTCCGACTGCTGAAGAACTTGCTTCCCATGAAGCTGGCTTCACAATCGTTTCTGCTCCGACTTTCAAAGCGAACCCTGAAGAAGACGGAACCAAATCCGAAACGTTCATTATCGTAAACTTCACAAAGCGCATTGTTCTCATCGGGGGAACTGAATATGCCGGTGAAATGAAGAAATCCATCTTCTCAGTTATGAACTACATGCTTCCACAACAAGATGTTCTATCCATGCACTGCTCTGCAAACGTTGGCCAGGAAGGCGACGTTGCCCTATTCTTCGGTCTTTCCGGAACAGGGAAAACGACTTTGTCAGCGGATCCGTACCGTCGTTTGATCGGTGATGATGAACACGGTTGGGGGCCAAATGGTGTCTTCAACATCGAAGGCGGCTGCTATGCTAAGACAATTAATTTGTCAGAAGAAAAAGAACCGCAAATTTTCAATGCAATCCGCTTCGGTTCGGTACTTGAAAATGTAATTCTTGATTCAGAAACACGCCTTCCGGATTATGATGATACTTCTTTGACAGAAAACACTCGTGCTGCCTATGATATCGATAATATTGATAATATCGTGTTGCCAAGTGTTGCCGGTCATCCGAACGCAATTATCTTCCTTACTGCTGATGCTTCAGGTACTTTGCCTCCAATCAGCAGACTTACTAAAGAGCAGGCTATGTACCATTTCCTTAGCGGATACACTTCTAAGCTTGCTGGTACAGAGCGTGGTGTAACAGAACCGCAGGCAACTTTCTCTGCTTGCTTCGGCGCGCCATTCTTGCCGCTTGCACCTGCAAAATACGCTGAAATGCTCGGTAAGAAGATTGATGAGCACAATGCACGCGTATACCTTGTGAACACTGGATGGACTGGTGGATCATACGGCGAAGGATCACGTATGAAACTTTCTTACACACGTGCAATGATCCACGCTGCCTTGGAAGGCGAATTGAACAATGTCGAAACAGCAACAGATGAGATTTTTGGTTTGAACATTCCTCTTCAAGTACCTGGTGTACCTGATGAAGTGCTCGTTCCGAAAAACACATGGGCTGATAAAGATGCCTATGATTCTGCTGCCAAGGCACTTGCAAACAAATTCCATGAAAACTTCAAGAAATTTGAAGCAAGTGATGAAATCAAACAAGCAGGTCCTGCTTATAAAGGCTAATTCCCTAATATAATTGCAAGCCCCATACCCTCTCAACTCTGAGAAGGTATGGGGCTTTTTTATGCCCGATCCGCTTACTAGGCATTCACACACGAAACTGCCTGTGCATAAAATGCTCCTGTACAATCCAAGGAGAAAGGATGGTTAGCATGAAGAAACTGCGAATAACCGGGATTCTCTTACTATTCCTCACCTTCACAATGCTCGCCGCATGCGGGCCCGGAAGTGATGATAAAAAAGATTCCGATGGCCAAAAAGTCGAGAAGATTAAACTTGGCGAAGTAACACGCTCTGTCTTTTATGCGCCGGAGTATGTCGCACTGGAAAAAGGTTTCTTCAAAGATGCGGGACTTGATGTCGATCTGCAGACGACTTGGGGTGGCGATAAGACAATGACAGCTTTGCTATCCGCAAGTGTTGATATCGCCCTTGTCGGATCTGAGACATCTATCTATGTGCATGAGCAAAAACCAAAAGATAAAGTTATCAACTTTGCACAGCTTACACGAACCGACGGAACGTTCCTCGTATCGAAAGAAGCAGACCCTGATTTCACATGGGATAAGCTGAAAGGCAGCTCGTTCCTCGGTCAGCGCAAAGGCGGCATGCCACAAATGGTCGGTGAGTTCGTCCTCAAGAAGAACGACATTGACCCGAAAACAGATCTTAATTTGAAACAGAATATTGATTTTGCAAACATCCCAGGTGCTTTTGTGTCCGGTGATGATCAATATGTCCAGTTGTTTGAACCAACAGCGAGTATTTTTGAAAAAGAGGGAAAAGGTCATATCCTTGCTTCATTTGGAGAAGCCTCTGGTGAAGTACCCTACACTGTCTTCATGGCAAAAGAAAGCATGCTGAAAAAAGATGCGGCAACGATTCAAAAGTTCACTGACGCTATTTATAAAGCTCAGCAATGGGTAGATGCGAATGATGCAAAAACAATCGCTAAGGTCATCGCTCCATATTTTGAAGATACTGATGTCGATATGCTTGCCGCCTCTATCAATCGTTATAAGGAACAAGGTTCATACGCATTGGATCCTCTCCTTAAGAAAGATGCATGGAACAATTTGAAAGACATCATGGATGCAGCTGGTGAGTTGCCTGGCAAAGCACCATACGAAGAATTGGTGAATACAGATTTTGCAAAGAAAGCGATGAAAAAGTAAAGGAGGAGATGACGTATGACATTCCTCTCCATTGATAATATATCTCATCTCTTCTTCAATAAGGACAGTACAACTGAAGCACTTGATTCAATCAGCTTCACGATGAATGAGGGGGAATTCATCTCCCTCTTAGGCCCGAGCGGTTGCGGTAAATCTACCTTGCTCAATATTATTGCCGGACTGATTAATCAGACTGAGGGCGAAGTGCTGCTGCAAGGAAAACGACTCAGAGACCAGGAACATAAAATCGGCTATATGCTTCAGCAAGATTATTTGTTTCCATGGAAAACCATTCTCGACAATGTGATGCTCGGACCACAGATTGCCAAAGTGAGAAATGAAGAAATAGAGCTGGAAGCAATGAATCTCCTTGAAGAAGTCGGACTGACCGGGGTTGAGGATAAGTATCCTAACTCACTCTCTGGAGGCATGAGACAGAGAGCAGCACTTGTCCGGACGCTTATTAATGAACCTGAGATTCTCCTGCTTGATGAACCATTCTCTGCGCTCGATTACTTTACGAAGCTGAAACTTGAAGATCTTGTCTCCAAAATATTAAAAACCTATCAAAAAACTGCAATCCTCGTAACACATGATATTGGAGAAGCAATCTCAATGAGCGATCGGATCATCGTCTTGGACCGGCAACCCGGGAAAATTCACCAAATCTTTGAAGTACCGATCGAACTGAGAAACGAGCGGCCATTCCTCTGCCGGCGTCATTCAAAATATCAGACAATCTTCGAAAAAGTATGGGGAGCGATGAATGTAATTGAAGCAGGTACAGCCACCATAGAAAGCGGGGGCCGCCATGAAACAGAATAAAGAAACGCTTTGGAAGCAACACCTGAACCGTCTTAAACTCGAGAAAAGGGTCGTTCTTTTTTGGCAGTTGCTCATATTCGTGACTTTCTTCATTTTTTGGGAAGTTGCTAGTAGAATGTATTGGATTGATCCTCTTCTATTCAGCTCACCATCGAGCATATATGAAATGCTTAGCAGAAGACTTGCTGGTGGCTCCATGCTTGTGCACATTAGAGTGACATTATTTGAAACAATTCTGGGCTTTGTAATTGGAACAATTGCCGGTATTCTTATTGCAAGTGCACTTTGGGCCTCAAAAAGATTATCTAATGTTCTGGATCCGTACCTTGTCATCCTTAATGCGATGCCAAAAGTCGCTTTGGGACCGATCATTATCGTAGCATTTGGCCCTGGTTATTTCTCCATCATCGCAATGGGCGCAATGGTTTCAGTAATCATTACTGCCCTTGTCGTTTATACAGGATTCAGGGAAGCAGATCCAAATTATGAACGTGTACTGCGAAGCTTCGGTGCGACACGCTTCCAAGTTTTTAAAGAAGCTGTATTCCCGTCAACACTACCGGCAATCATATCCACCTTCAAAGTCAATGTTGGTCTCGCCTGGGTTGGAGTAATTGTTGGAGAATTTCTCGTATCAAAGCAAGGGCTTGGCTATTTGATCATTTATGGATTCCAGGTTTTCGACTTCACTCTCGTTATGTCCAGTCTTATCCTAATAGCCATTTTTGCCGCTTTGATGTTCAAGCTTGTGGAAAAAATTGAAAAATGGCTCATCAGGCACACATCATGAGAAAAAGCCGATACACTGCTCAATTTCTGCAGCGTTCGGCTTTTTTTACTGATGGATTTCATTTTCTATTTTGTTCAGGCAATGGGTAAGTACTTTATCTTTCATAATGAAACTATATTCAGCATTATGCCGAATATTTTTTGGCAGCTCCTCCATGATCACCGGTCCGTCCGTCTCATAATATGTTTCCTGCGGCAGCAATTTTGCAATTTCTGCATAATAGACATTCTTAATGATCATAGCGCTTTTTCCATCTACTTTGTACTGACCAATATATTGGATCTTATCAATTTCTCCGCCCGTTTCTTCCATCACTTCTCTGATGGCTGCGGCTTTTGCATTTTCACCTTCTTCAACCTTGCCCCCGGGAAATTCAAGTCCGCGTTCCTTGTGAGCAGTCAGAAGCCATTTGCCTCTATGTCGGCAAATGACCCATACATGCTTCGGATCCCTTGAGAATGGTTCATCGGCAAATGACAAAGTCACCGCGTTTTGATAATAATCTTTGAACTTGTGCATTTTTCAAATCAGCTGCCTTTTCCTCAATCCACCGCCTGTTCATATTGAATACGGGCGATTTTCCATGTGCCTTCACTATGGTGAAAATGAATGCGCATTGTAAGATTTCCGTACAGGGCCGAGTTCAGCTTTTGCTTCACTTCTGCCCGGTCCTCTGTTAATTGTACCATATCATAATCAAGCTGTTCATCAAAATCAGGAGGCCCTTCAACTGGTTTCAGAAAGAGCTTGCTGCCTGCTTGACGGTATAGTTCATTTATGAAAGGCTTCACAGCGGACGGTTCGGCAAAGGTAGCGAATTTCTCCAACAAATGAGATTTGTCTTTTATGTTCAAAACTCTACCTTCTTGATCAGTTGGCTGGTTCAGTTCTTTAGAAAATCGTTCCATTAATTCGGAGACACGCGCCTTATCAAGTTTATCGTTTTGCTGTACTTGGCTGACCGTCGCATTGTCATAGGCTGATTGACCAAAGCTGACATAAGGTGCGCTGAATGTAAGCCCGACAATGACAAAGGCGGCTGCAATACTCTTCTTTCCCATTTATGAATTCCTCCTTGCTGCAAATTTATCTATTATATGTATTCTCTATTTGACAGCAAGGTAAACCGGGAAAAATAAAAAGGAATAAGACGAGCTTATTCCTTTTCTTCTTCATAAATCGGAAAATTCATCTCCGCAATATGCTTCTTCGTTGTTTCATCTCCGAGCTCATACAGAAGACGATAAGCTTCAACCAAACTTGCATCATACTCATCATTTGCTTTGTCATTACTGTAACTTACAATCGGTACATGTGCTCTGAAGAAAGAGCGGACTCCAGCTCCATGCATCTGATCAAACTGCTCACGAAGAGCATATACCTCGTCTTCCGTTGCATGAATAACGAAAGAACTATTGTTCCCGACCTTATTCCGTGAGATCTCACCTGTAGCAATATTGACATAGAATTCATGTTTCTCCATTTTGCCACCTCCATGGTCTTACTTTGCGATGAAGGAAGGCATTTCATGCATAATGGCGTATTTTAACGATTGTCAATTTTCTCTGGATATAAATCATGCTGCATTAGCCTGTTTTCGGCCATTTTTTCAAATTTAGTCCCGGGTTTTCCATAATTGCAATAAGGGTCAATTGAGATGCCGCCACGAGGTGTGAACTTCCCCCATACTTCAATATACCTTGGGTCCATTAATTCAATCAGATCGTCCATAATTGTGTTCACACTATCTTCATGAAAACCTCCATGATTTCGATAACTGAACAGATAAAGCTTGAGTGACTTGGATTCAACCATCTTCCTGTCAGGTATGTAACTTATATAAATTGTCGCAAAATCCGGCTGATTTGTCATTGGACAAAGTGTTGTGAATTCTGGGCAGTTGAATTTCACAAAATAATCACGATCCGGTTTTCGGTTCTCAAACGCTTCCAGAACACTCGGGTCATAATCGAATGAATAAGGGACATTTTGATTACCTAGCAATGTAAGATCTTTTAATTGTTCTTCTTTTGACGTCATATAGATTCCTCCCTGAATCGAAAAAAGGCCGCATCCCTTACCAAGGAATGCGGCCTGAACTGATCGGTTTCCTTAGTTTTTTATAGAGGGTTAATGCTAAGAACCTCTGTATATGCTTATACTTCTTCATCGAGTATAGCATACCGGACAAACCTTTACTACTCATTGTCCAACATATCACGTTTCCTGCGATTTCTAGGGTCTGGAAGCTCGCCTGCAATGTCTGGTGCATTGCGGTCCTTCATTCCTGTTTTTTCAATCGTGTTGTCAAAACGGGATAGATACTTGTGTGCGAAGTCTTTTCCTCCAAGACCAAAAGCAAGACCAAACGCCAAGGCAAGACCACCAAGAATTAAGGTGAATGCTGTTGTAACAATGCTTGAAGCAATACCTAGCTGAGTGAGTGCCATAAAGACTGCAATTGTTAAGATTGCATATTTTGCAAAACCGGCAAGAATTCCTTTTGCATGGCCGGTTAGCATATTGATCAGCACTTTATGAACTATATTAGCAAGAATCAATGCCGCTCCGATAATTAGAACTGCAGCAAGAACATTTGGCAAATATGCTGTAATCGCAGCTGCGATTGTCACAAGGAAGCCAAGCTTCACAAGATTCAGTGCCTGAACGATAAGGAAAAAGACGATCAGAATTTGGACGATGTATCCGACAACTGCAGATGGAGACATTGTCCCTTTTGCATTACCAATCTCCAGTTTACCAAGCAGCTTGTCAAAGCCGAGTCGCTGTAAATACTGTGTCGTCCACTTTCCAATATGGCGTCCCAACCAGATTCCAATCATGACTAAAACGAGGGCAATCAGGATATTTGGAATCATATTCATAATTTCCGCAAGCATATGCATAGCTGGTTCTGTAATTCCTGCAAGCTCTAAACGGTCCAGCGCTGCAATTGTGACCGGCAACATAATAAGGATAAAGACGATATTTCCAATTAGCTGGGCAAGAGATGAACCTTCGAAAAACTTATCAAGCTGAAGACTTTTCGCAAGGCGTTCAGAACCAGCTGCCTTTAGAATATTGATCAGTATATTTCTAATAACTTTCGCTACAAACCAGCCAACAGCGAATACGAGTACCGCTGCAAACAGTTTCGGGATAAATGCAAGTACAGCAGCAACGAGATTGCTGACCGGCTGGGCAAGTCCATCAATTTGAAGAGCGTGTAAGACAGCCGGAATGAATAGAAGCAAAATGACACCGAATGCAAGCTTACCTGCCTTTTGAACATAATCTTCAATTTCTTCTTCAGACTTAGCAATCTTCATCTTGTAAAAGAGATGAAGCAAGTTGAGCTTCTTAGAACCCTTCACAATTGCCCATTTTACAGCTGAAGCTACGAGCCAACCGACAATTAGAATCAGTAAGGCTTTGAGAACTGCAGGTATGAATCCAAGAATTGTAGCTGTCATATTAGATAGCGGACCGGCAATCATGTTCAGCTGAAGCAGATCAAATACAGATACGAGTACGAATAGCATAATCAGATAGAAAACTGCTTTGCCGATTATACGGTTGGAGTCCACTTTCTTTTCTTGTTTTTTGTCATCAGATCGGAAGAAATGGAATACTTTCTCATCCAGCTCTGTTTTGCGGAGTCCCTTCTCCACAAGGTTTCCAATTATTTTAGCTACAATCCAGCCAACAACAAGAACAATAATGGCAAGAATCGTATGCTGGAGCCCATTCATAAAACTCCCATTGAAATAATCATTCACAAATCCATTCATTGAGATCCTCCTCAGCATAAAGTAAAAAGCCAGTTGCTTGTTTACCACAATTTGAGGAAAATCAAACATTTTATCGTTTTTTTCGACTCATTTCATGTGCTATTTCAACAAGTTTTGACCGAAGCAGTTTGCCAGAAGCATTGCGAGGAAGCTCCTTCACTTCAAAGAAGTATTTCGGTCTTTTAAAACGTGCAAGTTTTTCATAGCAAAATTGGACAAGTTCCTGCTCGTCCAATGATTCATTCCTACACACAAAAAAAGCTGCCGGCACTTGCCCCCACTTAGAATCAGGGAGGCCAACTACCCCTACTTCTCTCAATTTAGGGTGCGTAGACAGTACACTTTCGAGTTCGGCAGGATAAATGTTTTCACCGCCGGAGATAATGAGATCTTTACGCCGGTCAAGCACAAAGAGGAATCCTCCTTCATCAAGTCTGCCGATATCTCCTGTCTTCAGCCAACCATTCTCAGTAATCGCCTTATGACTTGCTTCGACATTCCCATAATAGCCACTGACAACCATTGGCCCCTTCACAACAATCTCTCCTTCACCATTTTGATCCGGTTCATTGATTTGAAGTTGCGCTGGAAATAAAGGTTTCCCACTGGATCCAAGCTTCTCAAGTGCATCTGCCGGACTTAAAGTAACGATCTGTGAAGAAGTTTCTGTCATACCATACGACTGAAAAACCGGAATGCTCTGTTCCTTTGCTTTTTCAAGAAGCGGTTTGGGGACAGGCCCTCCTCCAAGGAGCATACAACGAAATGAAGATGGACAAGACTTCTCATCAAGTTCTTCAAGAATACGTCTTAACATGACAGTGACTGCTGACATGATCGTGACGCCTCCCTCTAGGATTGCATGCAGCACCGCTTTCTCTTCAAATTTACGCAACATGTGGACAGGCATGCCATATATGACACTTTTCAAATAAATTGACAGTCCCCCAATATGGAACATTGGCAAAACAGACAGCCATTTATCCTGATGGGTCAAACCAAGGTTGAGCATAGATCCAATTGCACTCCACCAATGATTCCCAAATGTGTGCAATACAGCTTTCGGATGCCCCGTCGTCCCAGAGGTGTACATAAGTGTGAATCCTTCTTTGAGATCAATCTCTCTTTTTAACATAACAGCATTATCTTCTGGTCCTATTTCCCCAAAGTGGCAATTGCTGAATTGGCTCCTCCATTTATGAGATTCCGTCTTTCCTTTGTTTACTTCGTCCATGAGAACGAAATCGACCTTTGCATCAGCAAGCTGCCAAGTGATCTCAGCTTCAGATAATCTTGTATTCAGAAGTACAGCGATTGCCCCCAAATAAGAGATAGCATGGACGGCAACAATATATTCAGGACAATTGTCAGAGAGTATTGCGACTTTA is a window from the Aciduricibacillus chroicocephali genome containing:
- a CDS encoding ABC transporter permease; amino-acid sequence: MKQNKETLWKQHLNRLKLEKRVVLFWQLLIFVTFFIFWEVASRMYWIDPLLFSSPSSIYEMLSRRLAGGSMLVHIRVTLFETILGFVIGTIAGILIASALWASKRLSNVLDPYLVILNAMPKVALGPIIIVAFGPGYFSIIAMGAMVSVIITALVVYTGFREADPNYERVLRSFGATRFQVFKEAVFPSTLPAIISTFKVNVGLAWVGVIVGEFLVSKQGLGYLIIYGFQVFDFTLVMSSLILIAIFAALMFKLVEKIEKWLIRHTS
- the ytkD gene encoding RNA deprotection pyrophosphohydrolase, coding for MHKFKDYYQNAVTLSFADEPFSRDPKHVWVICRHRGKWLLTAHKERGLEFPGGKVEEGENAKAAAIREVMEETGGEIDKIQYIGQYKVDGKSAMIIKNVYYAEIAKLLPQETYYETDGPVIMEELPKNIRHNAEYSFIMKDKVLTHCLNKIENEIHQ
- a CDS encoding ABC transporter substrate-binding protein, whose protein sequence is MKKLRITGILLLFLTFTMLAACGPGSDDKKDSDGQKVEKIKLGEVTRSVFYAPEYVALEKGFFKDAGLDVDLQTTWGGDKTMTALLSASVDIALVGSETSIYVHEQKPKDKVINFAQLTRTDGTFLVSKEADPDFTWDKLKGSSFLGQRKGGMPQMVGEFVLKKNDIDPKTDLNLKQNIDFANIPGAFVSGDDQYVQLFEPTASIFEKEGKGHILASFGEASGEVPYTVFMAKESMLKKDAATIQKFTDAIYKAQQWVDANDAKTIAKVIAPYFEDTDVDMLAASINRYKEQGSYALDPLLKKDAWNNLKDIMDAAGELPGKAPYEELVNTDFAKKAMKK
- the queF gene encoding preQ(1) synthase, with translation MTSKEEQLKDLTLLGNQNVPYSFDYDPSVLEAFENRKPDRDYFVKFNCPEFTTLCPMTNQPDFATIYISYIPDRKMVESKSLKLYLFSYRNHGGFHEDSVNTIMDDLIELMDPRYIEVWGKFTPRGGISIDPYCNYGKPGTKFEKMAENRLMQHDLYPEKIDNR
- a CDS encoding mechanosensitive ion channel, giving the protein MNGFVNDYFNGSFMNGLQHTILAIIVLVVGWIVAKIIGNLVEKGLRKTELDEKVFHFFRSDDKKQEKKVDSNRIIGKAVFYLIMLFVLVSVFDLLQLNMIAGPLSNMTATILGFIPAVLKALLILIVGWLVASAVKWAIVKGSKKLNLLHLFYKMKIAKSEEEIEDYVQKAGKLAFGVILLLFIPAVLHALQIDGLAQPVSNLVAAVLAFIPKLFAAVLVFAVGWFVAKVIRNILINILKAAGSERLAKSLQLDKFFEGSSLAQLIGNIVFILIMLPVTIAALDRLELAGITEPAMHMLAEIMNMIPNILIALVLVMIGIWLGRHIGKWTTQYLQRLGFDKLLGKLEIGNAKGTMSPSAVVGYIVQILIVFFLIVQALNLVKLGFLVTIAAAITAYLPNVLAAVLIIGAALILANIVHKVLINMLTGHAKGILAGFAKYAILTIAVFMALTQLGIASSIVTTAFTLILGGLALAFGLAFGLGGKDFAHKYLSRFDNTIEKTGMKDRNAPDIAGELPDPRNRRKRDMLDNE
- a CDS encoding ABC transporter ATP-binding protein produces the protein MTFLSIDNISHLFFNKDSTTEALDSISFTMNEGEFISLLGPSGCGKSTLLNIIAGLINQTEGEVLLQGKRLRDQEHKIGYMLQQDYLFPWKTILDNVMLGPQIAKVRNEEIELEAMNLLEEVGLTGVEDKYPNSLSGGMRQRAALVRTLINEPEILLLDEPFSALDYFTKLKLEDLVSKILKTYQKTAILVTHDIGEAISMSDRIIVLDRQPGKIHQIFEVPIELRNERPFLCRRHSKYQTIFEKVWGAMNVIEAGTATIESGGRHETE
- a CDS encoding hydrolase, whose protein sequence is MEKHEFYVNIATGEISRNKVGNNSSFVIHATEDEVYALREQFDQMHGAGVRSFFRAHVPIVSYSNDKANDEYDASLVEAYRLLYELGDETTKKHIAEMNFPIYEEEKE